Genomic window (Syngnathus typhle isolate RoL2023-S1 ecotype Sweden linkage group LG4, RoL_Styp_1.0, whole genome shotgun sequence):
AATGATTTTCATTGGTACGCTCGTGTCTACTAATGGTACTTGGCAGCTTTTGAGAATTCTATCACCAGGAAGTGAAGTGAAAGTGAACACTAGGTATTGGCATGAGAAATGTCATGTCTTGTtacaaaatcaaatatttatggCATGCTACCCTATCCTGGAAGGTTCACATACTTAGATAGGAACTGATTGAGGCAATGTGAAGACATCCTAAGAATTCAAAATGCCACTAAAATAGTCTAAATCATTAAAAAGTCTCTCACTCCGGCACATAAATGAGGAATCTTAGTTTTGCTCCACTCCAGGGGtgccaaactcttttttttcgcgggccgcattgtagtcatagcttctttcggagggccattattaCTGTCAATATGTGTTTGTATGGTGAGGTATGTGACATACTGTACTTTTATTCCATATTTAGGCATTTCAATCTGCAGATGAAGAAGGACACATCAGTGTTTTCTCCAGATTTCAGCATGGAGGTGTCAGGGGAGGACGAACCAATTGACACGTCACATATCTACAGTGGGGAACTTCTAGGTAGGTCTCTTAATTTTCATCATAACACAATTTATAAGAACTGAGTTCCTTCTGTTCTTGATGACATCCCCCTTTGGGCAAACCCGCATGCTATTTCTCATGCAAAGTCCAAATATCCTGTTTGTCAGGTTTGTGTGTCTGAGAGAGACAGAATGAGACATACATTCTCTCCCTGTTCAGGGTCTTCCCTTGGAATATTTAGCCGCATGTTTGAATCATTCCCCTTAAGGGTATGAATCTGTTATCATTAAATGTGTTAAGAACGCTGGAGACAATTCTGTGGTTTTATGAGGAACGTTTTCATCAAGCTGCGTGAAATCGTAAAACACTTTGCCACCATAGGGCTCAATGAAAAGTGCTTCGATCCACCTTTGTGTTCAGGTGAAGAAGGGACACTGAGCCATGGTTCTGTGATCAACGGGCGATTTGAGGGCTTCATTAAAACACATCAGGGAATGTATTACGTTGAACCTTCAGAAAGGTATTTGAAGGAGAAGACTGCCCCCTTTCACTCCATCATTTATCATGAGGATGACATCAGTAAGTATCTTCTTCTGTTTTCACGATGCTAAAAGCTGCGCTGTGAGATTTATGCGGGGCTTAATTATGCATATGTAAATTTTATATAAACTATGCATATATTATACTACActaggaaaaacaaaatagatGTCAAACAGGAAATAAGTGGATATTGGAAAACACACGAATGAAAATGACCACATTGCTACAAAAGAGCCAATAGACTACTATATTGACTAACCAgggaatcatctttttttttctgccagctTACCCTCATAAATATGGCTCTGATGGAGGCTGTGCTGATCACTCAGTGTTTGACAGGATGAGGAAGTATCAGGCATCTAAGATTGACCCGCCTGTCAAAGTAAGTGGCAACATTACTGATAATGCATCACAACATCACAAATTGTACACTTAATACAATTCTAATCCATTACAAACCGTCTTTACACTATTGCTAATGTAGCCCATTTTATACTTCtctttaaaaaacaatttatttCCAATGTCCATTTGTATATAGAGTGTGACTAGTCACCATGTGGATGAGAGCGTCTACGGTCCTGTCATTTTACGAAAGAAGAGAGCAACGGCAGCAGATAAGAATATCTGCCAGCTTTATATTCAGGCCGACCACCTTTTCTACAACTACTATGGCAGCCATGAAGCTGTCACTGCACAGGTATTATCCCATAGACACGAAAGAGCATGAGTTGCCCTGAGATGCTTTTCCATTCATCTAAAGCTGATATCACTTTGGTCACAGATCGCCAGCCATGTTCAAGCGTTAAACTCCATTTACCAGATCACAAACTTCAATGGCATTCGAGATATCGGCTTCATGGTTAAAAGGATCAGGGTGAGTTGGATCTGACAAAGCTGTGTTGAGCCTTCACACGCCAAGGTCTGGGGATTAGTATTGTGCTATGTAGTGATGGCAAATTTTGACTTCTGACCTTGATAAAGCAACTGAAATATGATAGATACCTTGGCAATAACCAAGACTTCCATCAGGAAGAGTGATGATTGCACATATAGCAAAGGGGTTGTCTTTGTAGAAGAACCTGATTGATGACCTCACCTCTTAGATCAACACCACAAATGACCAGATTGACAACCCTTTTCGTTTCGCCAACATCGGCGTGGAGAAGTTTTTGGACCTCAACTCTGAACAGAACCACGATGATTACTGCCTCGCCTACGTTTTCACCAACAGAGACTTTGACAAAGGCGTCCTAGGCCTGGCTTGGGTGGCCTCTCCCTCAGGTGTGTCACATTCACACAGTTTGGGTGATCGTAACTAATGAACTGCAGCAATAACAGAGCAATTAATTATTATGCAATAAAACCACAAGTCATGTGATGAAGAGCTCAGAAGAGGCTATTTGAATGTcccttggagttttttttttttttaacatcactAGCCATGACGAGCATCCTACGTCTTTTTGCGGTCACATAATCAGTGTTGCTCTGACGACAGGAATCTCAGGTGGCATCTGTGAGAAAAACAGATTGTTTGCGGACGGGAGGAGGAAGTCCCTGAACACTGGCATTATCACCGTGCAGAACTACGCCTCTCATGTGCCTCCAAAGGTGTCGCACATCACCCTCGTCCACGAGATCGGACACAACTTGGGCTCGCCTGtaaatgcaaacacacaaacactcaactCGCTGCGGCACCGTTTTCTTTCAGCATTGTAATCAGCAACGCGTTGTCTATATTGGCAGCATGACTCTGGGATCCAGTGCACCCCCGGAGAGTCGAGCGATCCGTTCCAAAAGGAGATGGGCAATTACATTATGTATGCACGAGCCACCTCAGGAGACAAGATCAACAATAACAAGTTTTCAACTTGCAGCATTGGCAATATAAGCGCCGTTCTGGCAGTGAAAAAGGATGACTGTTTTGTTGGTAAATCCTTTAGTTTTAGTGCTCATGAACCGTTTTGTCCATATATTTATGCCCTTTACTGTTTGATGTTGCTGTGCCACTCTCCGATCTCCTAACTCATTCGCTGCCAGCCATCTTCAGATCCTTAGAACATTTTGACTCATCTTTTAAGAATATTGTAATCTGGGACAATGTTAGCATACTAACACAGGAAACCCGGtgccttgcaaaagtattcACACACACCCTTTTTACCTATTTTGTTACATTACAAATTCCAATTGAATGTGCAGAATGGTTGCAAATCATTAAGACTGAGGTGCCTTTATTTTAGATAGAAGCAAAAAAGGAcatttaaaatgtgaaatataaATAATTGTAGAAAATGTAGCATTCTCATTGCTCCTGGTTGATTTGTCAAAAGGGAAaattaaatgtgaaatgtaaatattttctttaaaaaaaaaagggggctgAAAAATGTCATATTTAGTCTCTGTGCTCCTGATAAATTTATTTAAATAGAGATGGTATCTATTTAAATAGAGATGCTATTTTCTGTAAAAAGTGGTAGTAACATACATTCTCTGCTCTTTTCTGTATTTAAATAAACAATATTTTGCATATGTATTCAGCCAATTTTAAGGAAGCCCTTAAAAGGCTGCAGAGACATATACGCCAGAAAGACCTCAGAGGCTGCCACACCTCACTCGGCAAGAGGCACCGCTAACCTGAAAGATCCCAGAGGATCTGTTTAGCACTGCTAAACAAACTCAGAAAATGTATGGCAACTTGCTCAAGTCAAAGTGAACATCAAACTTGAAAACTGCAGCAGGTTTCCCTTGAGCATTGGACAAACATCCCAATCATAATGTGTGATGTTTGTAGTTTGCCCCCAAACGTTGTGGGCatgtaaatgttttaaaatcattttctaCAGTAGACTTGATTTATCTTCAAAAAATACTGCAATTTTTATAATTAGATGTAATTAGATGTCTTTTGTAGACTGGCTTCATTGACATCCGTCTTTTCTGTCAAGCAGGACAGTAActgaaaggtttgtttttgtgacaccttaaaacaaaaagaagactCTAGAAGAGCTTTTGATATCAACTATATAACTGAGATGCACCCTCAACGGCCCTGACTCAATGTATGGCCCAAGTGAGGGTCTGGCTTTTTTACATTGTGTTCCATCATTCACATCTTTTACCCAAATGTGGTGATCCAATGTGCTGCAATGCCACCTTCTACAGGTATCTAAGTCATGGTAGTTTTCAAACTTAAATTTCACACCACCATCAGTGAAAATGgatgtcaatggcagtgaatgagttatttTCCCTTCTAGATGTTTTCTGAATCTGTTGGTGAGACTCACTTTTCATTGTGCGGTGTCTGAATGCAGTCTCTGGAATGCCCATCTGTGGCAATGGACTTGTGGAGGATGGAGAAGAGTGTGACTGCGGCTACAGGGATCAGTGTAAGGACCCATGCTGCTATGATGCCCAAGAAGACAAGGAAAAGAGATGTAAACTCCAACCTGGAAAGCTCTGCAGGTCAGATGTGACAATATATATTTACACCAAAATGCATACATTGCCATTGTACTTCTATAATGTCATCCATGAGCTTTTGGGGTTCATTTTAAGTTATTTTTGGGATTGCTCTATATCCTTATGACCTTTTTTAACATAGTGTGGTACCTGAACATGTTCAATGAACAAAGGTTCATAAGATATTTTGGACGAACGTGAACTGAACGTAACGTTACGAATTTGTGCTTCGTGAACAATTTTGTGAATGTGCTCATTCTGGGGCCGATGAACGGTTTTGACGGGCAGTTCACTTTAGTGCAAggatgccattttttttcttagacttcaaaataaaactcgcTAAAAACTCAAAACAAACGAATGAAAAATTATAACATCTCGCCGCAGAAAGACGCTAAGGCGATCGGCTATTCTCCTCAGCCAGTAGTGGCTCAGGGTTTGCCTTCCTAAATCTGATTGTGACGATTGGAATAAATGCAAACCaaatgtctggaaaaaaaaaaaaaaaaaaaaaaaaatctttccttGCAGTCCAAGCCAAGGCCCGTGCTGCACTGATGAATGCGCTTTCAAGAGCACAACTGACATGTGCAAGAAGGCGTCTGAGTGTGCTCTTCAGAGCAATTGCAATGGAAACTCTGCTCTGTGTCCTGCTCCCCAAGCCAAGGAAAACCTCACCTCTTGCAATGAGGACTCACAAGTCTGTATCAACGGGGTACGTGATCTTCGGTTTCACATCTTCTAATTGGACTACATTGATTTGATTTCAACGGCCTCTATCCACTTATTTGGAGCAGGTCTGTTCCGGTTCCATTTGTGAGAAGTACAATCTAGAAGAATGCACATGTGCTATAGAGAACGACAAGGATGAGGCGGCTGAACTCTGTCATGTGTGCTGCATGGAAAAAAGTGAGTTAAGAGTCTGAAAAACAGCCCGAGCATTTTCATGCATGATGGTGAATCTTTAAGGATATGGATATTCaggaaacaaatgttcttttttgcCATCAGTGAACCCCAGCACCTGTCGAAGTTCTGGCTCTGAGGAATGGTCCAAGTTCTTCAACAGAAAGATCACCAGTCTGCAGCCCGGCTCACCGTGCAACAATTTCAAGGGCTACTGCGACGTGTTCATGAGGTGTCGTCTTGTGGATGCTGACGGGCCTCTGTCAAGGCTAAAGAAAACAATTTTCAATGCGGAAATCTACGAGACCATTGCAGAGTGGATCCAGGTGAGTGTCTGGGATATCGCGCATCCAATAATTGAACGTACTGTTGGTTTCATTGGATGTGTGACTCTCTTGCAGCATCACTGGTGGGCAGTGGTTTTGATGGGCATCGCTCTTATTTTGTTAATGGCTGGTTTCATCAAGGTCTGCAGCGTCCACACACCCAGCAGCAACCCCAAACTGCCTCCTCCAAGGCCGCTGCCAGGTACCGGACACAGTATTGAGCTGCACAGCATTCCGCGGCGcccccaccccacacacacacacacgactgtCGCCCCAACGTAAACAAATGATTTGCACGGCTGATCAATAATAAATTGACAAGCCTGTTGAAGAGCATCTTGCTGTGATAGAGATCCAGAATTTGAAAGGAGCCTAGGTTTCCATTGTGGTTATAAGATGAGCTGGGGCGGCGGTCGCAATGTCAGGCACAGTGTATATAGTGTTTATTTTGTCTGAATCCGATTAATTgcatttctatttatttcagTAGGGAAAGATTTTTATGTCATACTAGAGGATGATACCATCTTCTTTGTGGGCGTCAACCATATAAGTTAAGGAATTTAATGTATAATATCACTTTTTGAGTGTGTAAAATAGCTTTTGTTTTGATAGGTTGTGAGGTTGCTTAAAACCATTCAGCCACTGGTCAGCAAACCAAGTGTGACCTGAGCTCTATTTACCTTGCAGGTACCGGGAGATGGCAGCAACCCGCCAATGCTCCGCGGCGTCATCGTCCAAACAGAGCCCAGGAATACCAGATGGCTGAGCTAAGGGATTGACATCTTTtgccttttgtttctttttcgtgCCTACACTGGAAGCACTTGAGTTTCTGTACCTTGACTGCAAGTCTTAGCAACAGCCTCAAAATGAATCCATCCCTCCGAAGTGATGCTCGAGTCTTCTGTGCTATGATAGCCAGCATATCCTAGCTTTTTGATCGAagggagatgtttttttttcccctcaatgcTGAGACTGCTGCAGGAGTCCAATGGATACGCAAAATTTTACTGTCAGCCATCTCTGAGATGTATTGTTGCTGTAATATATCACCTTTATATTCTTGACATGTGCTAGCTAGTACAAATGTTTCTACATGCGTCTTCAGAAGTATTGGAACAGTGAGGCCACAATTTTGGTATAGGCTGAAATAGTTTGCT
Coding sequences:
- the adam10a gene encoding disintegrin and metalloproteinase domain-containing protein 10, yielding MFAMILVKLLLTFTCILHNTALLKRPLNKYIGHYEGLSYDTEALHKKHQRVKRALTPEDETLHLNFHSHGRHFNLQMKKDTSVFSPDFSMEVSGEDEPIDTSHIYSGELLGEEGTLSHGSVINGRFEGFIKTHQGMYYVEPSERYLKEKTAPFHSIIYHEDDITYPHKYGSDGGCADHSVFDRMRKYQASKIDPPVKSVTSHHVDESVYGPVILRKKRATAADKNICQLYIQADHLFYNYYGSHEAVTAQIASHVQALNSIYQITNFNGIRDIGFMVKRIRINTTNDQIDNPFRFANIGVEKFLDLNSEQNHDDYCLAYVFTNRDFDKGVLGLAWVASPSGISGGICEKNRLFADGRRKSLNTGIITVQNYASHVPPKVSHITLVHEIGHNLGSPHDSGIQCTPGESSDPFQKEMGNYIMYARATSGDKINNNKFSTCSIGNISAVLAVKKDDCFVVSGMPICGNGLVEDGEECDCGYRDQCKDPCCYDAQEDKEKRCKLQPGKLCSPSQGPCCTDECAFKSTTDMCKKASECALQSNCNGNSALCPAPQAKENLTSCNEDSQVCINGVCSGSICEKYNLEECTCAIENDKDEAAELCHVCCMEKMNPSTCRSSGSEEWSKFFNRKITSLQPGSPCNNFKGYCDVFMRCRLVDADGPLSRLKKTIFNAEIYETIAEWIQHHWWAVVLMGIALILLMAGFIKVCSVHTPSSNPKLPPPRPLPGTGRWQQPANAPRRHRPNRAQEYQMAELRD